One Leucobacter muris DNA segment encodes these proteins:
- a CDS encoding aldo/keto reductase, with the protein MSALPIPNLTLTGGTEIPQLGLGVFLVEAGEAERVVSDALEVGYRHIDTARIYDNEAEVGRAIAASGIPRDELFVTTKLWNDDHARAGEAFEQSLDRLGLDRVDLYLVHWPLPKVEGSALAAWHGLIEIAESGRASAIGVSNFEIEHLQQVIDATGAVPAVNQIELHPLHQRRELSAFCAEQGIAIEAWGPLAQGKTDLFERPEVLTAAERHGKTPAQVVLRWHLQQGRIIFPKTGRRERMVENADLFDFELSGTEIEAIDSLEVGTNFGPDPRSFDVR; encoded by the coding sequence ATGAGCGCCCTGCCGATCCCGAATCTCACCCTCACCGGCGGCACCGAGATCCCGCAGCTGGGCCTCGGCGTGTTCCTGGTCGAGGCGGGCGAGGCCGAGCGGGTGGTCTCCGACGCGCTCGAGGTGGGGTACCGGCACATCGACACGGCTCGCATCTACGACAACGAAGCCGAGGTGGGGCGCGCGATCGCCGCGAGCGGCATCCCGCGCGACGAGCTCTTCGTCACCACCAAGCTCTGGAACGACGACCACGCGCGAGCCGGCGAGGCCTTCGAGCAGAGCCTCGACCGGCTCGGCCTCGACCGCGTCGACCTCTACCTCGTGCATTGGCCGCTGCCCAAGGTCGAGGGCAGCGCGCTCGCCGCCTGGCACGGGCTCATCGAGATCGCCGAGTCGGGCCGCGCCTCGGCCATCGGCGTCTCCAACTTCGAGATCGAGCACCTGCAGCAGGTGATCGACGCGACCGGTGCGGTGCCCGCCGTCAACCAGATCGAGCTGCACCCGCTGCACCAGCGCCGCGAGCTGTCGGCGTTCTGCGCCGAGCAGGGCATCGCGATCGAGGCCTGGGGGCCGCTCGCCCAGGGCAAGACCGACCTGTTCGAGCGCCCCGAGGTGCTCACCGCCGCAGAGCGGCACGGCAAGACCCCCGCGCAGGTGGTGCTGCGCTGGCACCTGCAGCAGGGGCGCATCATCTTCCCGAAGACGGGCCGCCGCGAGCGCATGGTCGAGAACGCCGACCTCTTCGACTTCGAGCTGTCGGGCACCGAGATCGAGGCCATCGACTCGCTCGAGGTCGGCACCAACTTCGGGCCCGACCCGCGCAGCTTCGACGTGCGCTGA
- a CDS encoding malate dehydrogenase, with product MTKTPITVTLTGAGGQIGYAALFRIAAGDMLGADQPVSLRLLEIPQGMRAAEGAALELTDCAFPLLAGVEISDAPEVAFDGANVAMLIGSRPRTAGMERGDLLEANGAIFGPQGRAIGARAADDVRVIVVGNPANTNALIAQQHAPEVPAERFTALTRLDHNRAVGLLAAEAGAGVAQIDGVTIWGNHSATQYPDLSHATVGGAPALEAVDPQWARGAYIERVAKRGAEIIEVRGGSSVASAANAAIEHVRDWMLGTGERRTSAAVVSHGEYGVPEGLISSFPVRSEGGAWRVVEGLAVDEFSRQRIDASVAELVSERDAVRQLGLI from the coding sequence ATGACGAAGACTCCCATCACCGTGACGCTGACGGGCGCGGGCGGCCAGATCGGCTATGCGGCGCTGTTCCGGATCGCGGCCGGTGACATGCTCGGCGCCGACCAGCCCGTGTCGCTGCGCCTGCTCGAGATCCCGCAGGGCATGCGGGCCGCCGAGGGCGCCGCGCTCGAGCTGACCGACTGCGCCTTCCCCCTGCTCGCCGGCGTCGAGATCAGCGACGCCCCCGAGGTCGCCTTCGACGGCGCGAACGTGGCGATGCTCATCGGGTCGCGGCCGCGCACCGCCGGCATGGAGCGCGGCGACCTGCTCGAGGCGAACGGCGCCATCTTCGGGCCGCAGGGGCGGGCGATCGGCGCCCGCGCGGCCGACGACGTGCGCGTGATCGTGGTGGGCAACCCCGCGAACACCAACGCGCTGATCGCGCAGCAGCACGCCCCCGAGGTGCCCGCCGAGCGCTTCACCGCGCTCACGCGCCTCGACCACAACCGAGCCGTGGGTCTGCTCGCAGCCGAGGCCGGCGCCGGAGTGGCGCAGATCGACGGGGTGACCATCTGGGGCAACCACTCGGCCACCCAGTACCCCGACCTCAGCCACGCGACGGTGGGCGGCGCGCCGGCGCTCGAGGCCGTCGACCCGCAGTGGGCGCGCGGCGCCTACATCGAGCGGGTGGCGAAGCGCGGGGCCGAGATCATCGAGGTGCGCGGCGGCTCCTCGGTCGCCTCCGCCGCCAACGCCGCGATCGAGCACGTGCGCGACTGGATGCTCGGCACGGGGGAGCGGCGCACGAGCGCCGCCGTCGTGTCGCACGGCGAGTACGGCGTTCCCGAGGGGCTCATCTCGTCGTTCCCGGTGCGCTCCGAGGGCGGCGCGTGGCGCGTCGTCGAGGGGCTCGCGGTCGACGAGTTCTCGCGGCAGCGCATCGACGCCTCGGTGGCCGAGCTCGTGTCGGAGCGCGATGCGGTGCGGCAGCTCGGGCTGATCTGA
- the argG gene encoding argininosuccinate synthase, with protein sequence MSKVLSSLPVGERVGIAFSGGLDTSCAVAWMRENGAIPCTYTADIGQYDEPDIDGVAGRAKEYGAEIARHVDAKRALVEEGFVALQTGAFNVRSGGKTYFNTTPLGRAVTGTLLVRAMKEDGVDIWGDGSTYKGNDIERFYRYGLMANPALRIYKPWLDKQFVEELGGRQEMSEWLVAHGYPYRDSTEKAYSTDANIWGATHEAKKLEFLDAGLDIVEPIMGVAAWREDVDVATEEVSVRFEAGRPVAINGVEFDDPVALVLEANAIGGRHGLGVSDQIENRIIEAKSRGIYEAPGMALLHIAYERLVNAIHNENTLASYHTDGRKLGRLMYEGRWLDPESLMLREALQRWVGSAITGEVTLRLRRGDDYTILNTEGPNLSYHPEKLSMERTVGAAFGPEDRIGQLTMRNLDIADSRARLEQYAQLGLVGGATAELVGELEQGGAAEIADAVGGIDEEGDALGLSAAFDAGTD encoded by the coding sequence ATGTCTAAGGTGCTTTCTTCCCTGCCTGTCGGCGAACGCGTCGGCATTGCATTCTCCGGTGGTCTCGACACGTCGTGCGCGGTCGCGTGGATGCGCGAGAACGGCGCGATCCCGTGCACGTACACCGCCGACATCGGGCAGTACGACGAGCCGGACATCGACGGGGTCGCCGGCCGCGCGAAGGAGTACGGCGCCGAGATCGCCCGCCACGTCGACGCGAAGCGCGCCCTCGTCGAAGAGGGCTTCGTCGCCCTGCAGACCGGGGCCTTCAACGTGCGCTCGGGCGGCAAGACCTATTTCAACACCACGCCGCTCGGCCGCGCCGTCACCGGCACGCTGCTGGTGCGCGCGATGAAGGAGGACGGCGTCGACATCTGGGGCGACGGCTCCACCTACAAGGGCAACGACATCGAGCGCTTCTACCGCTACGGTCTCATGGCGAACCCGGCGCTGCGCATCTACAAGCCGTGGCTCGACAAGCAGTTCGTCGAGGAGCTCGGCGGCCGCCAGGAGATGAGCGAGTGGCTCGTCGCGCACGGCTACCCCTACCGCGACTCGACCGAGAAGGCGTACTCGACCGACGCCAACATCTGGGGCGCCACCCACGAGGCTAAGAAGCTCGAGTTCCTCGATGCGGGCCTCGACATCGTCGAGCCGATCATGGGCGTCGCAGCCTGGCGCGAAGACGTCGACGTCGCCACCGAAGAGGTGTCGGTGCGCTTCGAGGCGGGCCGCCCGGTCGCGATCAACGGCGTCGAGTTCGACGATCCGGTGGCGCTCGTGCTCGAGGCGAACGCCATCGGCGGCCGTCACGGCCTCGGCGTCTCCGACCAGATCGAGAACCGCATCATCGAGGCGAAGTCGCGCGGCATCTACGAGGCCCCCGGCATGGCGCTGCTGCACATCGCCTACGAGCGCCTCGTGAACGCGATCCACAACGAGAACACACTCGCCTCGTACCACACCGATGGACGCAAGCTCGGTCGCCTCATGTACGAGGGCCGCTGGCTCGACCCCGAGTCGCTCATGCTGCGCGAGGCGCTGCAGCGCTGGGTCGGCTCGGCGATCACGGGCGAGGTCACCCTGCGACTGCGCCGTGGCGATGACTACACCATCCTCAACACCGAGGGCCCGAACCTCAGCTACCACCCCGAGAAGCTCTCGATGGAGCGCACCGTGGGCGCGGCGTTCGGCCCCGAGGATCGCATCGGCCAGCTCACCATGCGCAACCTCGACATCGCCGACTCGCGCGCGCGTCTCGAGCAGTACGCCCAGCTCGGGCTCGTGGGCGGCGCGACGGCCGAACTCGTCGGAGAGCTCGAGCAGGGCGGCGCGGCCGAGATCGCCGACGCCGTCGGCGGCATCGACGAGGAGGGCGACGCGCTCGGCCTGTCGGCCGCGTTCGACGCCGGCACCGACTGA
- the bcp gene encoding thioredoxin-dependent thiol peroxidase translates to MTERVILEPAQPAPDFSLPDQDGATRSLADFRGRRVILFVYPAAMTPGCTTEACDFRDSVASLEAAGYQLLGLSPDPVDKLARFAERDSLDYPLLSDPDREVLTAYGAFGEKKNYGRIVQGVIRSTFVIDEEGRIAHALYNVKATGHVARVRKLLGLDAA, encoded by the coding sequence ATGACGGAACGCGTGATCCTCGAGCCCGCACAGCCCGCCCCCGACTTCTCGCTCCCCGATCAAGACGGCGCCACCCGTTCGCTGGCCGACTTCCGCGGCCGGCGGGTGATCCTCTTCGTTTACCCGGCGGCCATGACCCCCGGCTGCACGACAGAGGCCTGCGACTTCCGCGACTCGGTCGCATCGCTCGAGGCTGCCGGCTACCAGCTGCTCGGGCTCTCCCCTGACCCGGTCGACAAGCTCGCCCGGTTCGCCGAGCGCGACTCGCTCGACTACCCCCTGCTGAGCGACCCGGATCGCGAGGTGCTCACCGCCTACGGCGCGTTCGGCGAGAAGAAGAACTACGGGCGCATCGTGCAGGGTGTGATCCGCTCGACCTTCGTGATCGACGAGGAGGGGCGGATCGCACACGCGCTCTACAACGTGAAGGCCACTGGGCACGTCGCCCGTGTGCGCAAGCTGCTCGGCCTCGACGCGGCCTGA
- the rsgA gene encoding ribosome small subunit-dependent GTPase A has translation MSWLTPDDDEDGPYSEYADHAVRQRPNPKANRPRTKRRPEHADAVVGLVTAVDRGRYTALVESGADPHDLSERVVVAARARELRRTPIVIGDRVQLVGDASGAEGSLARIVSIEDRRTLLRRSADDSDTVERVMVANADQMLIVVAAANPEPRVRLVDRYLVAAYDAGIRPLICITKVDLADPEPFLGYFSALEVPVFRSQPGAWPLDEIREALAGRTTVFVGHSGVGKSTLINELVPEAGRATGHVNEVTGRGRHTSSSSVAYRAETPGCAGGGTGWVIDTPGVRSFGLGHVTTEGILRGFTDLAEIIDGCPRGCTHLEGAPDCELDAAIADGRLDAAGAARVESLRRLLK, from the coding sequence ATGAGCTGGCTGACCCCGGACGACGACGAAGACGGCCCCTACTCCGAGTACGCCGACCACGCGGTGCGCCAGCGCCCCAATCCCAAGGCGAATCGCCCCCGCACCAAACGGCGACCCGAGCACGCCGACGCCGTGGTCGGCCTGGTGACGGCGGTGGATCGCGGCCGCTACACCGCGCTCGTCGAGTCGGGTGCCGATCCCCACGACCTCTCCGAGCGCGTCGTCGTCGCGGCTCGCGCTCGCGAGTTGCGGCGCACCCCCATCGTGATCGGCGACCGGGTGCAGCTCGTCGGCGACGCGAGCGGCGCGGAGGGATCCCTCGCCCGCATCGTGAGCATCGAGGACCGCCGCACGCTGCTGCGGCGCAGCGCCGACGACAGCGACACGGTCGAGCGCGTGATGGTCGCGAACGCCGACCAGATGCTGATCGTGGTGGCGGCGGCCAACCCCGAACCGCGGGTGCGCCTCGTCGACCGCTATCTCGTGGCCGCCTACGACGCGGGCATCCGGCCGCTCATCTGCATCACCAAGGTCGACCTCGCCGATCCCGAGCCGTTCCTCGGCTACTTCTCGGCGCTCGAGGTGCCCGTCTTCCGCTCGCAGCCGGGGGCTTGGCCGCTCGACGAGATCCGCGAGGCGCTCGCGGGTCGCACCACCGTGTTCGTCGGTCACTCGGGGGTCGGCAAGTCGACGCTCATCAACGAGCTCGTGCCCGAGGCGGGCCGCGCCACCGGCCACGTCAACGAGGTCACCGGCCGAGGCCGCCACACCTCGTCGTCGTCGGTCGCGTACCGGGCCGAGACCCCCGGCTGCGCGGGCGGCGGCACCGGCTGGGTGATCGACACGCCGGGCGTGCGCTCCTTCGGGCTCGGACACGTCACCACCGAGGGCATTCTGCGGGGTTTCACCGACCTCGCCGAGATCATCGACGGCTGCCCGCGCGGCTGCACGCACCTCGAGGGCGCCCCCGACTGCGAGCTCGACGCCGCCATCGCCGACGGTCGGCTCGACGCCGCGGGCGCGGCGCGGGTCGAGTCGCTGCGCCGACTGCTGAAGTAG